In the Candidatus Hydrogenedentota bacterium genome, CGTCAATGCGAAGATGGACCGCCTATCGGCTGCGCAGTTGCTCTTTGTACGCATCGGCCGCGCCCTCCCGGCCATGAACGACCCGTTCGAGTTTTTCCCGGGCCATTTCGGCGCCCTTGGACCCAGGTTCGGCCTCCAGCGCCTTCTGCCAGGCCTGGACCGCCTCGGTCAGGCGAGACATCTTGTACCTGGCGTTACCCATATACACCCATGCCAGCGCAAAATGGTCATCGGCGTTGATCGCGTTGTCGAAAAGGGCCTGCGCCCGGTCGTATCGCCCTGCGTTGTAGGCTTGCACGCCCTGTTGCAGATACTGTTTCGCGCGCCTGCGCCCGGCGGGCTGTTCGCCGCGCAAGACCCGCTTCGCAACATGTCGCGTGTCTTCAACCATGGCCTTCACGGCCGCCAGGAAAGACACCTCGCGACGCCACACCTGGCGCACGTGCAGCCGCATCTCGCGCCTGTACTCCTGTAACCGCTCTTTGCGTGTTTTGGGCATGCACCTCACCTCACACCACAACTGGCTCCCTGCCGTTCATGCTACCATATTTTCCACTTTTGGCAAAATGCGCGATTGGCTGTGCCGCACGAGGCCGCCCGGAAGGTTGGCGGGAAAGGCCCGCCTCGCGCGGCCCGCCCCCGCCCTTGTGCTACAATCGACCCGCATCAGGGCTAGTGTCGCGAGGGAACGCCATGTCCGTCATCCGAGAGTCGCTGCACATCCCGGTTACGGCACAGATGGGGCCGTTACTGGTGCTGAGTCTCATTCTTGTGGCGGGCCTCTCCGGCGGGTGGGTCGCGCGACGGCTGCGCGTGCCGAGTGTCACAGGTAATATTCTGGCAGGGATATTCATCGGCCCGGCGTGCTTGAACCTGTTCTCGGACCAGGACGTAATCACGGCGATGCAGCCGATGTCGACCTTCGCGATGGCGCTGATCACGGCGGGCATCGGGAGCCAGCTCTCGTACAACCGGCTGCACAATGCGTGGCGGCGCGTGGTGTCCATCGCGCTGGGCGAGGTGCTGTTCTGTTTCCTGCTCGTGATACCGGCGGTCTGGCTGCTGGGCGCGTCCTGGCCCGTAGCGCTGGTGCTGGGGTGCATCGCCGTCAATTCTTCGCCGGCGACCATCGTCGCGATTATCCGCGAAACACGTTCCAAAGGGACGTTTGTCAAGACTCTGCTGGCGGTCGTCGGTCTCGATAACATGATTTCGATTCTCATGTTCGCGTTTGCGCGGACGCTGCTCGCGGATTACTACGTGGCCGGGGCGGTGGGGATTGCGCCCGCGCTGCTACAGACCTTGTGGCAACTTGGGGGCGCACTGGCGCTGGGCTATCTCATCGGGTACGTGACGGAGCGGCTCGTGCATCACCCGCAGATGCACGATTTCAGCACGGTGTTTATCGCCATCCTGCTATGTGCGGGTGTTTCGACGTACTTCG is a window encoding:
- a CDS encoding tetratricopeptide repeat protein, which translates into the protein MPKTRKERLQEYRREMRLHVRQVWRREVSFLAAVKAMVEDTRHVAKRVLRGEQPAGRRRAKQYLQQGVQAYNAGRYDRAQALFDNAINADDHFALAWVYMGNARYKMSRLTEAVQAWQKALEAEPGSKGAEMAREKLERVVHGREGAADAYKEQLRSR